Proteins from a genomic interval of Candidatus Yanofskybacteria bacterium:
- a CDS encoding DUF167 domain-containing protein, which yields MIKVKVFVGSKKTGIIKKSEDSLEVRVKEKAERGLANKAVVPALISYFKMSSAKIRLISGAKKRNKIFEISF from the coding sequence TTGATTAAAGTAAAGGTTTTCGTCGGCTCAAAGAAAACAGGAATCATAAAAAAGTCAGAGGATAGCTTGGAAGTTAGGGTAAAGGAAAAAGCCGAACGAGGTTTAGCCAACAAAGCGGTTGTGCCCGCTCTAATTTCGTATTTTAAAATGTCATCGGCTAAAATCAGGCTAATCAGTGGCGCAAAAAAAAGAAACAAAATTTTTGAAATAAGTTTTTAA
- a CDS encoding bifunctional nuclease family protein, with product MLRELIVDLSSPVIIKGYIKNSQVKDGQEEEDQPLEIHYILLPRDKLTNSTFPIWIDESVYVAISLLLEGAATLRPLTHDLFKNTLVDWGIKINKVVITRIDEDATYFAEIYCQQGEEEKIIDSRPSDAVAMALHFNSPIFIEDELLMQILSNENSTKVTDFIEQNRPGLSE from the coding sequence ATGCTGAGAGAGTTAATAGTTGATTTAAGTTCTCCCGTAATCATAAAGGGTTACATAAAAAACAGCCAGGTTAAGGATGGCCAAGAGGAGGAAGATCAGCCCCTAGAAATTCACTATATTCTTTTGCCTCGGGACAAACTAACAAATTCCACATTTCCGATCTGGATAGACGAGTCTGTGTATGTAGCCATTTCTTTGTTACTTGAGGGTGCTGCTACTTTAAGACCGCTAACGCACGATCTTTTTAAAAATACTCTTGTTGATTGGGGTATAAAGATAAACAAAGTCGTTATTACCAGAATTGACGAGGATGCAACATATTTTGCCGAGATTTACTGTCAACAAGGCGAGGAAGAGAAAATTATAGATAGTAGGCCCAGCGATGCGGTTGCCATGGCATTACATTTTAATTCACCGATTTTTATAGAAGATGAATTGCTCATGCAAATTTTAAGCAACGAGAATTCTACAAAAGTAACGGATTTTATAGAACAAAACAGACCAGGATTGTCAGAATAA